Proteins encoded within one genomic window of Kibdelosporangium phytohabitans:
- the glmM gene encoding phosphoglucosamine mutase, giving the protein MSRLFGTDGVRGLANVDLTPELAMAVSASAARVLAEHDRSHRPVAVVGRDPRASGEMLQAAVAAGLASAGADVMQVDVVPTPGVAFLVDNLSADLGVMISASHNPMPDNGIKLFAAHGHKLPDDVEDEIEAGIDGAPQRPTGAGVGRIYTIPDALDRYIAHLLEAMPQRLDGLRVVVDCANGAAWAAAPRAYREAGAEVIAIHALPDGENINDQCGSTHVESLREAVLAEGADMGIAHDGDADRCLAVDAQGNLVDGDQIMAVLALAMKDRGELVDDTLVATVMSNLGLHLAMREAGVTIRTTAVGDRYVLEELRSGGYSLGGEQSGHVLLPSYAPTGDGLLTAMGVMARVAATGRPLAELAGVMRRLPQVLVNVKVADKAAVAKASSVNDAVAEVEAELGETGRVLLRPSGTEQLVRVMVEATSEAAAEAAANRLAGVVSSVS; this is encoded by the coding sequence TTGAGCCGGTTGTTCGGCACCGACGGCGTGCGCGGGCTTGCGAACGTCGACCTGACACCGGAACTGGCGATGGCGGTGTCCGCTTCGGCGGCCCGTGTGCTGGCCGAGCACGACCGTTCGCACCGCCCGGTCGCGGTGGTCGGGCGTGACCCGCGGGCCAGCGGCGAGATGTTGCAGGCCGCGGTGGCCGCGGGCCTGGCGTCCGCGGGTGCGGACGTGATGCAGGTGGACGTGGTGCCGACGCCCGGCGTGGCCTTCCTCGTCGACAACCTCAGCGCGGACCTCGGCGTGATGATCTCGGCGTCGCACAACCCGATGCCGGACAACGGGATCAAACTGTTCGCCGCGCACGGCCACAAGCTGCCGGACGACGTCGAGGACGAGATCGAAGCCGGGATCGACGGTGCCCCGCAGCGCCCGACCGGCGCGGGTGTCGGCCGGATCTACACGATCCCGGACGCGCTCGACCGCTACATCGCGCACCTGCTCGAAGCGATGCCGCAACGGCTGGACGGCCTGAGGGTCGTGGTGGACTGCGCCAACGGCGCCGCTTGGGCCGCCGCGCCGCGCGCCTACCGCGAGGCGGGTGCCGAGGTGATCGCGATCCACGCGCTGCCGGACGGCGAGAACATCAACGACCAGTGCGGTTCGACACACGTCGAGTCGCTGCGTGAGGCCGTCCTCGCCGAGGGCGCGGACATGGGCATCGCGCACGACGGCGACGCCGACCGCTGCCTGGCTGTCGACGCCCAGGGCAACCTGGTGGACGGCGACCAGATCATGGCTGTGCTCGCGCTGGCCATGAAGGACCGCGGCGAGCTCGTGGACGACACGCTGGTCGCCACGGTGATGAGCAACCTCGGACTGCACCTGGCGATGCGCGAGGCAGGTGTGACCATTCGCACTACGGCGGTTGGTGACCGCTATGTCCTGGAGGAGCTGCGCAGCGGCGGCTACTCGCTGGGCGGCGAGCAGTCCGGGCACGTCCTGCTGCCGAGCTACGCGCCCACGGGCGACGGCCTGCTCACCGCGATGGGCGTGATGGCCAGGGTGGCCGCGACCGGCCGTCCGCTGGCCGAGCTCGCCGGTGTGATGCGGCGCCTGCCGCAGGTCCTGGTGAACGTGAAGGTCGCGGACAAGGCCGCGGTCGCCAAGGCGTCCTCGGTCAACGACGCGGTCGCCGAGGTCGAGGCCGAGCTCGGCGAGACCGGCCGGGTCCTGTTGCGCCCGTCGGGCACTGAGCAACTCGTCCGGGTGATGGTCGAGGCGACGAGCGAGGCCGCGGCGGAAGCTGCCGCGAACCGCCTGGCCGGTGTGGTTTCTTCGGTCTCCTGA
- the rpsI gene encoding 30S ribosomal protein S9, with the protein MSEENLTTETPEADDVAVADAPEAEAAEATEAAEAEAAEATEFVEETAEVAEDAPAAPVVRVPAPGEVAQTVGRRKEAVVRVRLTPGSGQFRLNGKSLEEYFPNKVHQQLIREPLVILDKPELFDVRANLKGGGITGQAGALRLAIARALIEIDSEDRPALKKAGFLTRDPRVKERKKYGLKKARKAPQYSKR; encoded by the coding sequence GTGAGTGAAGAGAACCTGACCACCGAGACCCCCGAGGCCGACGACGTCGCCGTCGCCGACGCCCCTGAGGCCGAGGCCGCTGAGGCCACCGAGGCTGCCGAGGCCGAGGCCGCTGAGGCCACCGAGTTCGTCGAGGAGACCGCTGAGGTCGCCGAGGACGCTCCGGCTGCCCCGGTCGTGCGTGTCCCCGCCCCCGGCGAGGTCGCGCAGACCGTCGGCCGCCGCAAGGAGGCCGTGGTCCGCGTTCGGCTGACCCCTGGCAGCGGCCAGTTCAGGCTGAACGGCAAGTCCCTCGAGGAGTACTTCCCGAACAAGGTGCACCAGCAGCTCATCCGTGAGCCGCTGGTGATCCTGGACAAGCCGGAGCTGTTCGACGTGCGCGCCAACCTCAAGGGCGGCGGCATCACCGGTCAGGCCGGTGCGCTTCGCCTGGCGATCGCCCGCGCGTTGATCGAGATCGACTCCGAGGACCGCCCGGCGCTGAAGAAGGCCGGCTTCCTGACCCGTGACCCGCGGGTGAAGGAGCGCAAGAAGTACGGCCTGAAGAAGGCCCGCAAGGCGCCTCAGTACAGCAAGCGCTGA
- the rplM gene encoding 50S ribosomal protein L13, with product MPTYSPKPGEVARAWHVIDAEDVVLGRLATQVATLLRGKHKPTYAPHVDTGDFVVIVNAEKVVLTGSKRDQAFAYRHSGYPGGLTKKSFGELLDTRPDRLLEKVVKGMLPKNKLGRAQGKKLKVYAGPEHPHTAQQPTPFEITKVAQ from the coding sequence GTGCCCACGTACAGCCCGAAGCCCGGCGAGGTGGCCCGCGCCTGGCACGTGATCGATGCCGAGGATGTTGTGCTCGGCCGCCTTGCCACGCAGGTCGCAACCCTGCTGCGGGGCAAGCACAAGCCGACCTACGCCCCGCATGTGGACACTGGCGACTTCGTCGTCATCGTGAACGCCGAGAAGGTGGTCCTCACCGGCAGCAAGCGGGATCAGGCGTTCGCCTACCGGCACAGCGGTTACCCCGGCGGACTCACCAAGAAGTCCTTCGGCGAACTGCTGGACACCCGCCCCGACCGGCTCCTTGAGAAGGTCGTCAAGGGCATGCTGCCGAAGAACAAGCTCGGCCGTGCCCAGGGCAAGAAGCTCAAGGTCTACGCCGGCCCTGAGCACCCGCACACGGCGCAGCAGCCGACGCCCTTCGAGATCACCAAGGTTGCCCAGTGA
- a CDS encoding WXG100 family type VII secretion target encodes MSDGRIKVEFAAVEAAGAQIDGTSKKMDSELDTLRSQLAPLRDAYTGAAKEAWDAVQTSWDNAQNELNQVLAQIGAATKQAAQDYQETESGVTKLWG; translated from the coding sequence ATGTCAGACGGTCGCATTAAGGTCGAATTCGCCGCGGTCGAGGCCGCGGGTGCCCAGATCGACGGCACCAGCAAGAAGATGGACAGCGAGCTCGACACGCTCCGCAGCCAGCTCGCCCCGCTGCGTGACGCCTACACCGGTGCCGCCAAGGAGGCGTGGGACGCCGTGCAGACCAGCTGGGACAACGCGCAGAACGAGCTGAACCAGGTGCTCGCACAGATCGGTGCCGCCACCAAGCAGGCCGCGCAGGACTACCAGGAGACCGAGTCCGGCGTGACCAAGCTCTGGGGCTGA
- a CDS encoding WXG100 family type VII secretion target, translating to MSAFTRATTSKLLRTGWNRSWQGLRRKGCTNKERANQNFDEGGPLPMPNSAFEITPDMLHKASQDTANVRENSNGHIAQLRNNLAQLEGAWVGEAATAFHSLVGRFNQAADKVLADLQTISESLSTAAKAYGHREEESKSTFTKAEGGFSF from the coding sequence ATGTCTGCGTTTACTAGAGCAACTACCTCGAAACTTCTGCGGACAGGGTGGAACCGAAGCTGGCAGGGTCTGCGTCGGAAGGGTTGTACGAACAAAGAACGTGCAAACCAGAACTTCGATGAAGGGGGCCCACTCCCAATGCCGAACAGCGCCTTTGAGATTACGCCGGACATGCTGCACAAGGCCTCGCAGGACACCGCGAACGTCCGCGAGAACTCGAACGGCCACATCGCGCAGCTGCGCAACAACCTCGCCCAGCTCGAAGGCGCGTGGGTCGGCGAAGCCGCCACCGCGTTCCACTCGCTGGTCGGCCGGTTCAACCAGGCTGCCGACAAGGTCCTCGCCGACCTGCAGACCATCAGCGAGAGCCTGAGCACCGCGGCCAAGGCCTACGGCCACCGCGAAGAGGAGAGCAAGTCGACCTTCACCAAGGCCGAGGGTGGCTTCTCGTTCTGA
- a CDS encoding type VII secretion-associated protein, translating to MALRVAVDFGTSSTCVAVSVNGREPQVVAVDGRPVLSSAVYASPDGRLFVGLEAERQAAVDPSRYEPNPKRRVDEPELLLGNKVVPVVEAIRAVLGRAVEEARRFGGGAPVGQLVLTHPADWGGIRTRVLRQAANGLSERIALVPEPVAAAVFHADTFAGRAEAIAVLDIGGGTVDVSVVGRAPGPGHEFRVLATKGDPSFGGADVDQALLQHVGRMVSATDPDGWRSLIEGRELSDRRRRRVVAQDVQGAKETLSRHTYTDVPMPDPFADAHVTRQDLEQLVAAPLGRAVELAAAAIRDAGVRADHVFLVGGSSRIPMVARLVHERIGIVPTTLDQPETVVARGALKAVRGEVRRSPVQAVSDRTVPVRTTAAPPRFPRPQPVQPPPRPVPPPPPRQFASPPPPAKRGTKPWILGGAAAIVVAAVVVVLVLTSGGGEPAREQPSGRTIAQFDYTFTMPQDWKQVASDTAYREVRVKPSDAEQGLDAIIVQELALAFDPAADRERAVGGLREKYKQSTNLRLSDLNENGRFADRDVVTYRQQVDNATVEWFVLFDKRAQVSIGCEYTPSGRDRVMAACDQVVRSMTVN from the coding sequence ATGGCGCTGCGCGTCGCCGTGGACTTCGGCACGTCCAGCACGTGTGTCGCGGTGTCGGTGAACGGCCGCGAACCGCAGGTCGTCGCGGTGGACGGGCGTCCGGTGCTGTCTTCGGCCGTGTACGCGTCCCCCGACGGCAGGCTGTTCGTCGGGCTGGAGGCCGAACGCCAGGCCGCGGTCGACCCGTCGCGCTACGAACCCAACCCCAAGCGCCGCGTCGACGAACCGGAACTGCTGCTGGGCAACAAGGTGGTCCCGGTCGTCGAAGCCATCAGGGCGGTGCTCGGCAGGGCCGTCGAGGAAGCGCGCCGGTTCGGCGGCGGCGCACCGGTCGGCCAGCTGGTGCTGACGCACCCGGCGGACTGGGGCGGGATCCGCACCCGGGTGCTGCGGCAGGCCGCCAACGGCCTGTCCGAGCGGATCGCCCTTGTCCCGGAACCAGTCGCGGCCGCGGTGTTCCACGCCGACACCTTCGCGGGACGGGCCGAGGCGATCGCCGTGCTGGACATCGGCGGCGGCACGGTCGACGTCAGCGTGGTCGGCAGGGCACCCGGCCCCGGTCACGAATTCCGTGTCCTGGCAACGAAAGGCGACCCGTCCTTCGGTGGCGCCGACGTCGATCAGGCGCTGCTGCAACACGTCGGGCGGATGGTGTCCGCGACGGACCCGGACGGGTGGCGTTCGCTGATCGAGGGCCGGGAGCTGTCCGACCGCAGGCGCAGACGGGTCGTCGCCCAGGATGTCCAGGGCGCCAAGGAAACCCTGTCCCGGCACACCTACACCGACGTGCCCATGCCGGACCCGTTCGCCGACGCGCACGTGACCAGGCAGGACCTCGAGCAGCTGGTCGCGGCACCGCTCGGCCGCGCGGTCGAGCTCGCCGCCGCCGCGATCAGGGACGCCGGTGTCCGCGCCGACCACGTCTTCCTCGTCGGCGGGTCGAGCCGGATCCCGATGGTGGCGCGGCTGGTGCATGAGCGGATCGGGATCGTGCCGACCACGCTCGACCAGCCGGAGACCGTGGTCGCCCGCGGCGCGCTGAAAGCAGTCCGCGGCGAGGTTCGCCGGAGTCCGGTCCAGGCCGTTTCCGACCGAACCGTTCCGGTCCGGACGACAGCGGCGCCGCCGCGGTTCCCCCGGCCCCAACCGGTCCAGCCGCCGCCCCGTCCGGTGCCGCCACCACCGCCGCGGCAGTTCGCGTCACCGCCGCCACCGGCCAAGCGTGGCACGAAACCGTGGATCCTCGGCGGCGCCGCCGCGATCGTGGTCGCGGCCGTCGTGGTCGTGCTGGTGCTGACGTCCGGCGGTGGAGAGCCGGCGCGGGAGCAGCCGTCCGGCCGGACCATCGCCCAGTTCGACTACACCTTCACGATGCCGCAGGACTGGAAGCAGGTCGCGTCGGACACCGCCTACCGCGAGGTGAGGGTGAAGCCCTCGGACGCCGAGCAGGGCCTGGACGCGATCATCGTCCAGGAGCTGGCGCTGGCCTTCGACCCGGCGGCCGACCGGGAACGGGCCGTCGGCGGGCTGCGGGAGAAGTACAAGCAGTCGACGAACCTGCGGCTGTCGGATCTGAACGAGAACGGCCGGTTCGCCGACCGTGACGTCGTCACCTACCGGCAGCAGGTGGACAACGCGACCGTGGAGTGGTTCGTGCTGTTCGACAAACGGGCGCAGGTCAGCATCGGCTGCGAGTACACCCCGAGTGGGCGTGATCGGGTGATGGCAGCGTGTGATCAAGTGGTCCGCTCGATGACCGTGAACTGA